A region of the Fusobacteria bacterium ZRK30 genome:
ATCTTTCCTCATTGTTTCCATTTTTTATTACCTGAGCTATACTTGATATAGAAACTACTTTACCGCTATACTTTTTCTCCTCCAATGAACCTTTAGAAATAATATCTACACCTGCTCCCGTACTTACCCCTTGAGATTGATAGATAGGTATAAGCACCTTTACCTCTAGTCCACTGTCTAGAGATGCAAAGTTTAATAACGATTTCCCCGGAACTGCCATCATCCCATTCTCCACAAAAACTTCTGTTATTATCCCATTTTCCGGAGCTGTCATATTCTGACTCATCTCCTTCAATTCTTCATTTAAACTATTTGATTTAATCTTTAACCTCTGTTTGGCAAGGGATATATCCTGAATTACATTGTTGTATTCCAAATCTTTTAATGCCGCATCGGTAATATATTTGTTAGCTTCCAAAGAAGATACTCCGTCCTGCTCCAATAATTCTTTCATAGTTTCAGCCGTACTGTTGGCATTATTCAGCTGGAATTTCACAACCTTTTCCCTTCTCTCTAACTCTGTTACCTGCTTTTCCAAAACTTCAACTTCTAATTTTTTTTCTTCCAGCTTCATAAAAATATTGGAAACTCCTGTATTTTTAAATCCGTCGGTTCCTACACCGCTGAACCTGATCAGCTCATCTCCTTTTTTTATCATAGTTCCAGACTGAATCTTTACCTCTTCTATCATCATGGGAACTTTTTTATACAACCCATAGGTTTTCTTGGCATAAACTATCCCCTCAAATTTTAAATTTTCAGAAATATTTTCATTACTTATCCTTACCATCCTCACTGAAGCTGTATCTTTATTATTTTTATTTTTTAATACTGCATAGCCCCCCCCGATAACCAGAAGAGCTGTTACAGCTATAATTATTTTCTTTTTCATCTTCATCTCCCTAAATATATTTATCTTTTTTCTTTAAAAACTTAAAAGCTCTCCGTCACGAATTACACAAATTAAAGATTCTATTGCTAGAGTACAGAAGTTTTAAACCTAATTTTTTTGACACGGATCTTTATGTATCTAAAATCTAATTAATACGAATCCTTTAGAACTTTCTTTTTGTCGCAGATTTCTAAAACCTAAACCTCTACACTAAGCCCACAAAGAAATAACCAGAAAGTTCACTAAGAAATTCTTTTTTCTTAGTTTAAAGCGAAGTTTATAGTCGTTGAGCTCCAGCCCTCTGTTTCTACAATAACGATCGTGTATTACAATGCAAAGACAATTATAAACTTTCTTTGGTTCGTTTCTTGTGTTAATCACATTCAAAATTAGATTTAGTTACATCTAATTTTGATAATCGTGAATCGTAAATGAACCCGTATTAAAGAGGGACTCTTTAGAACCTTCAACCTAAAGTCTATAGTCATTATGCTTTGGTTTCTCCATACGAGGAATGAAAACTAGGAGGAAGAGGGGTCCCTTATCTCCACGCGTTTTCATATGTATCTATAGCTAACATAAGTTCCCTCTGGAGGGTATAGTAACCTTCCTCTGCTGCTCTTAATTTATCTATACTGTCTAAATATTCAAATGAACTCATAAGGGAGTTATTATATCTCAGTGTATCTATCTCTGCATTTTCATCAGCTATTTCCACCTTTATATTCTGTGCTTCCAGCTGCTTAGATAGAGTAATCATATTACTGTATTTTTCCTTGAGTTCCAGTTTTACCTCATCCTTCATCTTTGTCAGATCTATATTTGCCTGATCTACCCTATATTGGTTTTGAGCCACAGTATCCATATCTGCACCCCAATTAAATACATTCCAATTAAATCCTACACCTATTCTATAAGAATCCAGTCCATCGCTGTCTCTCTTGAAATTCTTTTCAAATCCCAATCCTACCTTTGGATAGTACGCTGCTCTGGCTATATTTACATCGATCTCACTTTCTTGGAGATTTATCTCTGTTTTTTTAACCTTACTTCCTTCATTCAATGCCTTGGCAATATCCTCTTCCAATAAAAATTTATTTAGATCCAAAGTTTTATAATCAAACTCTGCTATGTTTAAAGGTTCGTCCATAGATATTCCTAAGAGTATCTGTAGTTCATATGTTTTTATTTCAGACTGTTGTTTTACACCTAGAAGTGTCACTTCATTACTCAATATATCACTCTTTACCCTAAGTACATCTGATTTTTTTACCAGTTTATTGTTATTATAAAGTTTTTCCAATCTTTCCCTCTGCTTGTTCAGGGTATTGTTGACTCCTTCCAGAATATCCGCCTGTTTATTTAAATTTAATACCTCAAAATATTTTGCTATAATATCTTTTCTTATGTCATATTTCAATAAAATATTGGTCAAAGATATTTTTTCCGATTCCAATTTAGATTTTTTATATTCATTGGTAAGCTTTCCACCTGTAAAAAGAGGCATATAAATTCTAGCTTCTACTCCTACACTTTTGTCAAAAGGGTTCAAATTATCATCATATGGTGCATCCCCTTCATCCATACTGAGAGATATCACAGGTAAAAATGCTTTCATTCTCTTTTTTTCTTCTAGTTTTTTTATATCCAGAGTAATTCTTTCCCTTCTTATTTCCGGGTTTTCATTTTCTGCAATCTTAAGTGCTTCTTCTAAATTTAATTCTTTTGAAAAAACATTTAATGAAGTTATCGTCATCAATGCCAGTATCATAAATTTTTTTTTCATCTATAGTCCCCTCTATATCCTCGTTATTTACTATTTTTTCCGGATTACTTCTAAGTAACCTTCCCCTAGTTTCTCTACCTAATCTATCGTCTATCTCTGTCATTATATCTTCCAGTTCATAGTTCCTGTATTTTTTGTCATGAACATCACTGGCCAGAATATCTATAAGATCTAGTTCTATCCATCTGTATATCTCTTTTTTATTTCTCAGGGATTTGAGATTTACCTGGATTACAACCCCCATTTTTTTTAATTCATATAAGGTTTTTACTTTTATAAATGGATATCTCTCTACATGAGCCAAAACCGGTTTATATCCCAGACTTATGATCTTTTCCAATGATTTTTTTAATGCTATCTCTGTCATTCCCGGGATGGCTTCCACCAAAAGATAGTTAGTTCTATTCAGAGTTTTTACTTTTTTTTCTTTTAATGCCCGGAGGCCTTCCAAATCCAGAAAAAGTTCATTTCCCTCTAGAAGTTCTATCTCCACTTTATCTATCTCCAATTGATCTCTTAACTTTTTTAAAACTCTGTCATAATTTTTATTTTCATATTTGCCTGCTCTATAGTGGGAGGTACAACATATCTTCCTATATCCTAATTTTTGAGCGGACAAGATCAACTCCAAAGATTCTTCTATATCTTTAGAGCCGTCATCTATCTTAGGTAAAATATGACAGTGAAGATCTATCATTATTTTTCCCCTTTTATATATTCCTCATAGTAACTATAATTATTGTTATAATATCCATAATTTCCATATGAATAACCTCTTTTATCTATTTTATTTACTACTGTTCCGTATATATTAGCCCTGGCTCTGTCCAGCATCTTCTTAGACTGGAGCAGTTCTTTTTTGGAAACCATATCATATCCGCAGACATACACTACTCCGTCAGAATATTCTGAAAGAATTACTGCATCTGTAGCTACTGTAAGGGGAGGTGTATCCAGCACTATAAGGTCATACTTTTCCCTAAGTCTCTTTAATAAACCTTTCATCTTATTTCCTAAAAATAACTCAGTTACATTCTGCCTGAGATGTTTAGAAGGGAGGATATCCAGATTTTCTTCTATATTTTTTAAGATTACATCCTCTACTTTTTTATCTCCCATAAGAACGCTTCCCATACCATGGTCTATCTCAATTCCAAAACTGCTGTGAGCCCGGGGTCTTCTTATATCACAATCTACCAACAGCACCTTTTCCCCACTTATAGCTACAGACATGGCATAGTTAGCAGCTATGGTACTCTTCCCTTCCTTCGGGATAGTACTTGTAAAGACAACTACCCTGTTTTCTTTTTCTTCCATAAAATGTATATTGGTCCTTAGAACCCTGAGAGATTCTGCCAGATGACTATCCTGGTCCCCTTTAAAAAAAATCTTTCTTTTACTTGATATATGCTTATCTTCCATTATTTTTCTCCTGCCTTTTCAATATTAAAATCCGGTATATTAGCTAAAACTGAACACCCCATTATTTTTTCTATGTCTTCAGGTTTTCTTAACTTACTATGTAAAAATTCCATCATAAAGGCTACGAAAACTCCAATCATAACTCCTAATACCATTGAAACTGCCAATATAAGAGTTCTTTTTTTAGGCAGAGCCTTATCGGGTATCGATGCTTTTTCAACAATCTTTAGATTTTCAAAGCTCATTACTTTTTTTATCTTTAAAATAAATTCTCCCGCTACCTCATTGGTTAAAAGGGCAGCTCTTTGGGCATTTTTATCTGTATAACTCAGCTTAATAAACTCCGTATCATTTACGGAAGTCACTTTCAATAATTTGGCTATCTCATCTGGTTCCATATCCAGGTCTAATTTCCTAATTACATTTTTCATAATACTCTTACTCTTGGCTATCTCTGTATAAGATGATACTAATTTCTGATTTTTAGAGATCTCCGCATTATCTAAGTTGTTTATCGAATAGATCTGTCCGCTGGATACCATAAGAGTGGCTTCAGCCTGATATATATCCGGTCTTGTCATGGCAAAAATAGTCCCCAATACAATTACCGGCAATGCACTCATCACAATAAGTTTCCAGCTTCTGATAAGGATGAAAACCAGATCCATCAGCTCTATTTCATCATCATCTTCTTCTTCCCATTCATACCTCAAATCTTCCTCTCTTTTTTTTCTCTTCACTCTCTTTCCTCCTATTTTTTTCTCTTCTTCCTTTATTTAAAATTTTTTATATTTCAACGATTATTCTACCACAAATAATAGATTTTTTTAATTTTTTCACTAAAAAAATTAAAAAACAACATCGAAAGTCTTAAAAAGAACTAAAAAAAGGAAGCGTTTTTGCCACCTCCTAAATATCTTCAACATCTTATTTTTTAATGTAATTATTATAATATTTATATTCATCATATCCATATTCGTTTACATAGGTTTTTTCATCTATCTTATTTATTACTACCCCGTATATTTTAGCTCCTGCCCGCTGAAGAATTTTTTTTGTACGAAGCATTTTTTCTTTTTTCACCATATTATACCCACATACATAGACAATTCCGTCTGCATATTCTGACAGTATCGCCGCATCGGTAGCTATAGTAAGGGGAGGTGTATCCAATACTACCAGATCATATCTCTTTCTCAGCTCTTCCAATAACTCCTTAATCCTATACCCTAAAAATAATTCAGTTATGTCTCCCTTTAGGTGCTTTGAGGGCAAAATATCCAAATTCTCTTCAAACCCTTTTATAACCACCTCATCTATTTTTTTCTTTCCTAAAAGAACACTCTCTATCCCATGAGTTATCTCCATTTTTAATCCGCTAAAAGGTCTAAACCTTCTTATATCGCAGTTTACCAAAATAACCTTTTTACCTGTCACGGCTTCTGACATTGCATAATTAGAAGATATAGTAGTCTTCCCTTCATTGGGTATAGTACTTGTAAAGATGATTATTTTATTTTCTTTTTTTCTAAAAAATGCATATTACTTCTGAGAATCCTGAATGATTCCAACAGATAATTATCTGAATCTTTTTTAAAAAAAATATTTAATTTTGGCATTATTCCCCCTTTCTAAATTTAACTAAGTTTTTTATTACTTCTTCTAAAAAAATTTAGTTCTAGCTATAAACTCTCTCAATAATTTTTTCAAAAAAAAGTGCAGACCAAAAAAGATCTGCAACTGGCTGCCATTTTAAAGGCCCTATAGCTTTGCGTCATAGGATTTCCCCTATTTTGCCTATATTATATATTAATTTATACGTCGTCCATTTTTATAGTTGAGTATCCCCAATATTTTCCCGTCTGGAGAATAAGTGATCCACTCTCCATCTAATTTCTGATCTCTATAATTTATCCTTTCGCTTATTTCTCCATTATGAAAATAAATAATTGTTTCTCCTTTTTCCCCCTTATAATTCCCCCTGGCCCACTTTTTCCCGTCAGTATAGTAGATAATAGAAAATTTATCCAGCCGGCCATTTTTATAACAATGGATCCATTCTCTGGTATGCTCCCTACCCTTACAATCAATATTTTTATCCATTAGACTCAGTTTATCAAAATCTCTTACTGTCCCTGTAAATGGTCTATCTTCATCAATTACATAAGTTATTCCATTTTTTTCCGTTGTTTTTTCTATCGGCACCGATCTCTCTCGGGTATAGATAAGATTAACTAATAGTAAAAACATTATCAATATTATTTTTTTCATTCTTGCCTCCTACAACACCTTTATTTTTACTTACTTTAGCGTATTTTTTCAAAATAAAAACAAAAAACAAGATAACCATACATACTCTTAAATATAATTTTAACATACTTTTGTTTTTCTTTTAAGCATTTTTTAAGAAGTTCGTATTTATCTCGTTTAATCGCTGTAGTAAAAACTAAAAAAGCAACGTGACGTTGCATCCAGACAGGCGCAATCTAAGATTTATAATATTTTATTTATTTCATAAATTTTATCGTAAAATTCTATGTTTACAGAATAAATTACTCGTATTTTTGCACAGCCTTGCAAGTATAATTTCCTAGATTATAAAAAAAGAAGGCAGCTTTCGCTGCCTCCTAAATAAATTAGAATTCTTTTCTAAATATATTTTGAGTTCTATCTGGACCTACTGAGATCATAGTGATTTCACATCCAATTATTTCTTCCATTCTAGCTACATATTTTTTACAGTTTTCAGGTAATTTATCGTATTCTCTGATTCCTGTGATGTCTTCAGACCATCCTGGTAATGTTTCATATACAGGTTTTGCTCTTTCAGTCATCTCGATAGCTGATGGTATAGTTGTCCATACCTTTCCGTCTATCTCATACCCTACACATATATTTAATTCATCCATTCCACTTAATACATCGATCTTTGTTACTACTACATCTGTAAGACCATTTATCATTACAGCGTATTTACCTACTACACCATCTAACCATCCACATCTTCTTGGTCTTCCAGTAGTTGCACCAAATTCGCTTCCAACTGTTCTTAATTTTTCTCCTGTTTCATCATTTAATTCAGTAACGAAAGGACCTTCTCCTACTCTTGTAGTATATGCTTTCATAACACCGATCACTCTATCGATCTTAGAAGGTGCTACACCTACACCTGTAGTAACTCCACCAGAAGTTGGTGAACT
Encoded here:
- a CDS encoding HlyD family efflux transporter periplasmic adaptor subunit, whose amino-acid sequence is MKKKIIIAVTALLVIGGGYAVLKNKNNKDTASVRMVRISNENISENLKFEGIVYAKKTYGLYKKVPMMIEEVKIQSGTMIKKGDELIRFSGVGTDGFKNTGVSNIFMKLEEKKLEVEVLEKQVTELERREKVVKFQLNNANSTAETMKELLEQDGVSSLEANKYITDAALKDLEYNNVIQDISLAKQRLKIKSNSLNEELKEMSQNMTAPENGIITEVFVENGMMAVPGKSLLNFASLDSGLEVKVLIPIYQSQGVSTGAGVDIISKGSLEEKKYSGKVVSISSIAQVIKNGNNEERYLTATVELDGSIGLLPGVSVGVEISGKALNGINVVDAFSVIEENGKNYVYIVENNRARKVEIQTGIKTLSKYEVLNLPEGMEVVVNPFKVRDGEKVMVK
- a CDS encoding TolC family protein, which produces MKKKFMILALMTITSLNVFSKELNLEEALKIAENENPEIRRERITLDIKKLEEKKRMKAFLPVISLSMDEGDAPYDDNLNPFDKSVGVEARIYMPLFTGGKLTNEYKKSKLESEKISLTNILLKYDIRKDIIAKYFEVLNLNKQADILEGVNNTLNKQRERLEKLYNNNKLVKKSDVLRVKSDILSNEVTLLGVKQQSEIKTYELQILLGISMDEPLNIAEFDYKTLDLNKFLLEEDIAKALNEGSKVKKTEINLQESEIDVNIARAAYYPKVGLGFEKNFKRDSDGLDSYRIGVGFNWNVFNWGADMDTVAQNQYRVDQANIDLTKMKDEVKLELKEKYSNMITLSKQLEAQNIKVEIADENAEIDTLRYNNSLMSSFEYLDSIDKLRAAEEGYYTLQRELMLAIDTYENAWR
- a CDS encoding CpsD/CapB family tyrosine-protein kinase yields the protein MEDKHISSKRKIFFKGDQDSHLAESLRVLRTNIHFMEEKENRVVVFTSTIPKEGKSTIAANYAMSVAISGEKVLLVDCDIRRPRAHSSFGIEIDHGMGSVLMGDKKVEDVILKNIEENLDILPSKHLRQNVTELFLGNKMKGLLKRLREKYDLIVLDTPPLTVATDAVILSEYSDGVVYVCGYDMVSKKELLQSKKMLDRARANIYGTVVNKIDKRGYSYGNYGYYNNNYSYYEEYIKGEK
- a CDS encoding Wzz/FepE/Etk N-terminal domain-containing protein, producing the protein MKRKKREEDLRYEWEEEDDDEIELMDLVFILIRSWKLIVMSALPVIVLGTIFAMTRPDIYQAEATLMVSSGQIYSINNLDNAEISKNQKLVSSYTEIAKSKSIMKNVIRKLDLDMEPDEIAKLLKVTSVNDTEFIKLSYTDKNAQRAALLTNEVAGEFILKIKKVMSFENLKIVEKASIPDKALPKKRTLILAVSMVLGVMIGVFVAFMMEFLHSKLRKPEDIEKIMGCSVLANIPDFNIEKAGEK
- a CDS encoding CpsD/CapB family tyrosine-protein kinase — encoded protein: MPNEGKTTISSNYAMSEAVTGKKVILVNCDIRRFRPFSGLKMEITHGIESVLLGKKKIDEVVIKGFEENLDILPSKHLKGDITELFLGYRIKELLEELRKRYDLVVLDTPPLTIATDAAILSEYADGIVYVCGYNMVKKEKMLRTKKILQRAGAKIYGVVINKIDEKTYVNEYGYDEYKYYNNYIKK